DNA from Salvelinus alpinus chromosome 17, SLU_Salpinus.1, whole genome shotgun sequence:
acatttactccggaggtgctgacttgttgcaccctcgacaactactgtgattattatttgaccatgttcTGTTGGTCAAATAACcactataatctccacccggcacagccagaagaggactggccacccctcatagtctggttcctctaggttttggcttttctagggagtttttcccctAGCCACaatgcttcttcacctgcggtttggggttttaggctgggtttctgtacagcacttcgatatatcagctgatgtaagggctatacaaatacatttgatgaaGCTGGTTATGAATGCacagagtgtgaaaagctgtcaaggcaaatctGAAATAGAattgaatttgtttaacacttttttggtttagtctttccatgtgttatttcaaaaccctggattttttaaatttaacttttaactaggcaaattaGTTAAGAaccagttcttatttacaatgacagcctacccagggcaaacctgggccaattgtgcactgccctatgggactcccaatcacagccagatgtgatacagcctggattcgaaccagggactgtagtgacaccccATGCactgagtaggtgtccaaacttgactggtacagTGTCTATAGTTATAGACAAACAAATATTTAGGGACTTAGTCACTTGAATAGGGAATACAAGACAAAGTATTCATTGCAAGAATTTTGATTTATTCAACAGCAAAAAGCATGATAGAGAAATCCTTTTGTATatagaaaaatatatttataaacaCAGAGGGAGGAAAAGCAGCCTCAATCACTAAAAAGTTTTAAAATCTGCTGCCTCAATCTCCGACTAAACTCAAGGTGTGGTGAGGTGTTGGAGAAGAGATGGAATTAGGAGGGTGGTGGGCTCCCTTGTTCCACCTTCCCAGAGTCACTGCTTTCACCGAGTTGCCTACTGAGCTGCTTCTTCAACACCATCTCCCTGGCGATACACGCCACCTGCCCGTTGGTCACTGTGTACGTTCCACTCCTGCAACAAGGAATATTGTTTAGGTAAAGAGGTACAGAAAAACAATTAACCGGTTACTTAAGGTGAGACATCTTACAAAGGACAAATTAAGCACAACATTTAAACTATGCATGGTTTTAATCCATTTGTGTGACTCTTGGGTTAGGGAACTCACTTCTGTTCAGATCCAATCATGCTGCCAGGCTGGTTCTGTTTGTTTGGGAAGAAGAAAGAAGACCACCAGTGACCAGAGTCCTGTCTCTGCAGACCTGAGGAAGAGAAAACAAAAGGAAACTTTAGGAACCGAGTGAGAGATAATATTCTTAAGTAAAACGCGTCAGAGTGCGAGAAACTGCTCTGTACCTGGGGGGTGTGGAATGACTTCACCAGCATACTCAGAACTGCCACAGGAGCTGTTGCTAGAAGTGGAGCCTATGCGCCTTCTATAGTAATCATGGGTGGCGATGAGAGAGCCAGTGGACGGAATTGATGCCATTCTCTTTAACTCCGCTCAAAGATGGAAAACCtagggaagagagaaggggataTTAGGAGTGTGGAGACAGAAACCATGCAAGCAGAGGCAAGTGATACTGGGATGAGCCAAATAATATTGCTATGGATGCTGCTAGATGTCATTAAATGTGCCATAACGCAACAGCCTCAACATAGGCTTTTGTACAAATTTGTCTTTGTGGAAAGACCCATTTAAAATCAGCCTGCAACCCATTCACAGCATTGCGACACCTCAGAGAACAGGTCTATATTCAACTTCATCCAAAGTGAGTTAGAAACATGCCTGAGTGACAAATTCTGGATTACTAGCATCATCCAGTCACAGAAGCCGGTCATTAGCCTATTATAGGCAAACGTGTGTTTCCACTTCCCATGCTCCTGACCGCTTGAGCCTCTCTGATATCACTGTTTGCTTAGCCCTCAGTCTGAGGGGTGTGATAGAGACCAGCAGCTGTGCAAAGTGATTTCCACACCATGATCTGCAAATAAGTGGGCTGTCTGGGACCAGGGTATGCAGGTATAATGTTCCAACTTCCAGGCACCTATCCAGGAAAGTGCACAGGCTAGGTGAGTCACAGGACTCAACACTTGGCGTGAGGCGCTACAGGACCTCTAAAAAAAAAGGTACTGACTAAGCCACTCAAAGCAGGATATCAGAAAGCAGGACTATACAGGATGCAAAACTCTTCTCAAACACTGCAGTGGAATGCTAAACATATGGTTTTACCCCCCAACCAAACTACATTGCCATAAGCAAAAACGAGTGGTTTACTGAGAAGCAACCTGATTACATTTGAGTCAGATTTATCAGGTCCAGTCAGGGCAGAAGTTCAGTCCAGATGGTTACTGGCTAGGGATTGTCAGGGTAATGCATGTCTGTGCTACATAGGCAGTCACAAAATATCAAGGATAAACCAATCCCCTTTACACAGTGGGGAAGGGGGGAAAAAAGGTACTTCCGTTAGGCACTATTGGATGTGTGAATGTGCATTGCATTCATGCCAGCATTGCCAATCACACCTCATGTGCAGAAAAATAAGAGACCAACACTGGCAAGTGTATGATAAAACAGAGCATCTAAACAAAATGTAGATGCAAAGAGACTATACAATATCAGCAGTCAAGGCAACAATTATTCAACAAATTAGAGAATTCTTTGATGTTCCTCTTTGATGATCAGAATCAGATAATATACAAAGCTGGTAGAAAGAGAACCCCCCCATTCTGCTTTCACTATTTTAAGGCCATTAGCCTACATTGTTAAAGGCCATgtggaatattttttttaataatttgtgccaggacaataaataaaatatatttagtgtAGGTCAACATATGATTGGACACACATTGTCCGTTGTTATCTGGGCAAGTAGCCCAGTTTATTCAATTGCCATTCAAGCTGGCATAGTCAGAGGCGAATATTTTTTAGCCTTTTCTAAAAGCAATCAAATCAATCTTACCTTTTTATTTCGCGTTTGATGATGTTGAAAAACACCAAAGGTGGTGGGTATTTTGGCAATACTCGGTGAATGAAGCTAAACGACTACTCTTGCCCATTTGTGGTATGTTCTCGAATAGAAAACTTCAAATTATTTCTGGTGTGCTCAGTGTAGAATGATGAATAGGGACAAGCAGGTAACTTTATACAGTGGGCGCTGTGACGCATCCTGGACGAGCTGCTCATGGGTGGGGTTAGGGCACGTTTAGGCTTACGTTTCCAAGGAAGCCAACCTGGACTCAGGAGTAGACGTAACATAGCAAGCGTAAATATGTACTGAAATTAGGGCAAATACTTTTCGTATGGTGTGTACAAATTTGTGGatatccatcatccatttcgtatgatatgttacttaTTACAATtcttatgatatgttacgaattgcaatgtgtacaatatgttacgaatttgctaaatttatgacaagttatgagttccaatttgttgtggctaacgttacctATATGGATAATGTGAACTAAGATATAGGTtatggttaggattagggctaAAGTCAGGGTTAAGGGGttattaaggttaggggttaggaggctAAAGGGTTTAagtttaggggtagggttagctaacatgctaagtagtttttAAAAAAGCTAAAAGTTGTAagaagttgctaattagctagacTTGTCCTTGATGAGAGTCaaacacaacctttgggttgctagacttcGCGTTATATGCACGCACGCCTTCCGTCCATCCCGACCAACTACCCTATGTAATCATACCGAGTACATTTTTCGGGTGTACGTTTAACATGTCACGTCTAGTTAAAAGGCTGGGCGAGCACAAAACATGATTTGCAATCAATTGCAATGCTCTTGACAGACAAGTCATACAGGATCCGCAGCTGTCCCAAACACGAATAACCGAACTTTAACCCAGTAGCCTACTGATTGATTCACTGTTTTAATTTGGTCTTCTACAGCGTGGAATTTCGCATTTAGGAATGAATCCTAACTGTGAAAGCAGAACATAATGTCAACATGTGATTATCTGGCTTTTTCTTTTCAATGTTTGTAAGATGATTGGAATCACAGACTATTGTAACAAATCCTATAAATGATCAAATGTTATTCCCTCAATAATAACATCATGAAGAAGAAAGACGCAATAATAGTTTTTTCAAAGTTAACAATATAATCTTTTGGAAGAGTATTTATCGTTTTCTAAGCACTTCAGACATCcctggtggtctagtggttaggattcggcgctctcaccgccgcggcccgggttcgattcccggtcagggaatatatgttttttttttaaacaacatgacagtgactgtactaccaAAGTCCGTTATACCAAGTTAACAATATCAGTTTTTGAAGTGTATTTATAATTTTCTGAACACTCCAGACTTCactggtggtctagtggttaggattcggcgctctcaccgccgcggcccgggttcgattcccggacAGGGAATATGttttttatgttgttgttttttaacaacatgacagtgactgtactaccgAAGTCCGTTATACCAAGTTAACAATATCATTTTTTGAAGAGTATTTATCATTTTCTGAAAACTTCAGCCTTTCCTGGTGGTCTAGGGGTTAGGATTTGGCGCTCTCACTCCCACGGCCGGGTTTGATTCCCAGTCAGGGAATATAAGTGTTCTATTTTTTAAACATCATGACAATCACCGTTCTACCGGAGTCTATTATACTACCGTATCGTGGTTATAGCTGTGAACTGTAACAATAATACTCACTTTCATTTCTCTCTTTATTTCCCCCGAAAGGTATAGTATCCAAAATCAGACCAGACCACTTTTGTTTTAATTGTAAATTATCTTAATGTACAGAAATACATTACTGTACATTTGTGATTGTTATGTTCTTAGAATGCAATAGTAGAATATGACAATTACATTTTCCTTCAAACAGTAGGACAATATACATAACTACATATTGTAAACACTACTTCATATTTAGAATGAATGAAAGGTTGGAACCAACACTGTCAAAGCCATACCCAAGTTATCAACTTCCTGCATAATGTTTACTCTTTGAAGGGGTAGTGTGGACAATGACATCAGGTTAAAGTGATGAAGGGAGTAGTGAGATTACAGATGGTTGAGAGAAAAATTGATTATGTTAGAAGGAACCACTGTTCTGAGATGGGCTTCTTCCAAACCCAGAGATATCTCTGTCAATCCCTAGAATTCTGGACACCTTGTTCTGTGTGGGAGAGACAGAAGACAGTAGAGACATGAGGAATTAGTTGTAATATTAAAGATGAGAAAATACAGTATTTTCTGTTCTTTATGTTTGTGATTGTTCTCACAGACACTTACCTTCACACTTCCCACCATGTCTTCAAAAGGACTTGAATGTATTGGAATGTCTACAAGGAGGCAGAAAGACACATCTCTTAAACAATGGAAATCACTTTGAGGTATCATTTCAGGTTAAAGTAAGTTTTTCAGCTTGAAATGTAACTTTATTTACTTGCAGCATTAATGTCATTCTAATGTCGTTCACCAGACTCTTCCTCCCCAAGCACTGTTCGCAATTAGCCTGGGGACGAAGTTAATATCATTCAAACATCATTCACCGCCTATGGAGGTACTGCAgaaagtagtagtagtgcagaatTTCAGTGATGTCAGGTGTGCCCAGTGTTTTACCTCATTGACATAGCAGGCACACTGATGGAGTGGCCCAAGGAGGGGCTGGTGCGTCCGAGAGCAgaaacagagacaaagagagattaGTAAGAGTGCAACAGTGCATCATGTAGTATAGCAGTACAACATGTAGTATAGCAGTACAACATGTAGTATaaagtagtagtatagtagtacatCATGTAGTATAAAATGTAATATAGCAATACACCATGTAGTATAGCATGTAATATAGTAGTAGATCATGTAGTATAGCAGTACATCATGTAGTATAGCAGTACAACATGTAGTATAGCAGTACAACATGTAGTATAGTAGTACAGCATGTAGTATAAAGTAGTAGCATAGTAGTACATAATTTAGTATACAGTAGTAGTGCATCATGTATTATAGGAGTGCATCATGTAGTATAGGAGTGCATcatgtagtatacagtagtaatacagtatgtagtatAAGAGTGCATAATTTAGCATAGGAGTGCAtcatgtagtatacagtatgtattatAGGAGTGCATAGTGTAGTATAGAAGTGCATCATGTAGTATAGAAGTGCATCATGTAGTATAGCAGTACAACATGTAGTATAGCAGTACAACATGTCGTatacagtagtagtacagtatgtagtatagtagtacatcatgtagtatagtagtatatagCACGTGAGCAAGAAAAACAGATAAGATCAGTAGCAGCTTAATCAGGTGAAGGTTGAAAGGTCAGCAAGCCAAGGTCAGCAACAGTAACTTGGCCTATTAGCTTGGGTAGTTCACTCAGATCTAAACTAATGCAACAGTTCACTCAGTAGTTAGTTACAGTAAGTAGTTCACTCAGATTTAAGGTAGTATAGTCTTGCAGGGCTGAGGAACCTGGACCCCCTTGACTAAAGCTAATGCAACATCAGAATATATCACATTGAAATCAAGGTTTTCCATTATCACAAGGCCAGGGAACTCCTACTATCCTTACCGAGGTGGGCTTGGCAAAGGCAGTGCCCTGTCCGGTCAGTGGGCAGCGTTCCAGGAaagagatggggaaagagagatggtCAGATAAAGTAATCAAGAGGTGACATGGAGTTGTAAATATTGACAGTGCGCTGtatgagtgagagagtgtgtgtgtgtgtatatataaaaaaatacttAAACCATTAATGGCAAGCAAAAATGCATCACAGCGACAGCTATCCTTTACACAGGCTCAATTTAAAGGCTTTGAAGGAACAGTAAAGTAGTTAAAGCGATAATGTTGCCAATTACGACCGACTGGTCTGATTAGATTAAGGCTGTTGAATTTCTTCCTGTGATTGCGTAAACAAGTGCACAAGAAGAAACCTTTGTCCCAACAATGTGTCCTGTGaagggcagtggtgtaaagtacttaagtaaaactacTTGAATGTACTACTTAagaagttttttggggtatctgtatttaactatttatatttgacaacttttacttcactacattcctaaagaaa
Protein-coding regions in this window:
- the LOC139542442 gene encoding pancreatic progenitor cell differentiation and proliferation factor translates to MASIPSTGSLIATHDYYRRRIGSTSSNSSCGSSEYAGEVIPHPPGLQRQDSGHWWSSFFFPNKQNQPGSMIGSEQKSGTYTVTNGQVACIAREMVLKKQLSRQLGESSDSGKVEQGSPPPS